One genomic window of Salvia miltiorrhiza cultivar Shanhuang (shh) chromosome 4, IMPLAD_Smil_shh, whole genome shotgun sequence includes the following:
- the LOC131023854 gene encoding uncharacterized protein LOC131023854, whose protein sequence is MVDPNWELKNCCQHEQVVFLVAIGVFTLVILALWRTFLLTPFKLITVFLHEVSHAIACKLTCGQVEGIQVHANEGGVTQTRGGIYWLILPAGYIGSSFWGMVLVLASTKLLTARIAAGCLILALVIVFFIAKNWTLRGLCIGFIVFIAIIWVLQETTKVRILRYVILFIGVMNSLFSVYDIYDDLISRRVNSSDAEKFAELCPCPCNGAAWGVIWGIISFIFLSGSIYLGLVILS, encoded by the exons ATGGTGGATCCGAACTGGGAGCTGAAGAATTGCTGTCAGCACGAACAAGTTGTGTTTCTTGTTGCAATTGGCGTCTTCACTCTTGTTATTCTTGCT CTCTGGAGGACATTTCTTCTGACACCTTTTAAGCTCATCACTGTATTTCTTCATGAAGTGAGCCATGCAATTGCATGTAAGCTTACATGTGGTCAG GTAGAAGGTATCCAGGTTCACGCAAATGAAGGTGGCGTCACTCAAACACGCGGTGGTATATATTGGCTGATCTTGCCGGCTGGAT ACATTGGTTCATCATTTTGGGGTATGGTTCTTGTACTTGCATCAACAAAGCTTCTCACTGCAAGGATTGCTGCTGGTTGTCTTATCCTCGCCCTTGTTATTGTCTTCTTCATTGCCAAAAAC TGGACACTGCGAGGGCTCTGTATTG GATTTATCGTGTTTATTGCTATCATTTGGGTGCTGCAAGAAACAACTAAAGTTCGCATTCTTCGCTATGTTATTCTCTTCATTG GTGTTATGAATAGTTTGTTTTCTGTTTATG ATATATATGATGATCTGATATCTAGAAGAGTCAATTCAAGTGATGCGGAGAAGTTTGCTGAACTTTGCCCCTGCCCTTGTAATGGAGCCGCATGGGGAGTTATTTG GGGAATTATATCCTTCATATTTCTTTCTGGATCAATATATCTTGGACTTGTGATCTTGTCGTGA
- the LOC131023855 gene encoding mannose-6-phosphate isomerase 2-like isoform X1: MGAEFPGIVRLRCSVKRYEWGKVGEESGVARLYANNSGEEIDGDEPFAEFWMGTHESGPSTVVANCQMRNGGVEREGGLKRNHYNLVSLKEWIEKNPSVLGDKVFQKWGPNLPFLFKVLSVAKALSIQAHPDKSLAAILHKQQPEVYKDDNHKPEMALALTEFEALCGFVGLEEIKTVLQNVPEISEVVGTASANQVLHLSKEAGEKKRKEVLQSLFTKLMSASKAVISDAVFKLISRLNIKSKVRGLTEKEELVLRLEKQYPGDVGVIASFLFNYVKLNSGEALYLGANEPHAYLHGECVECMATSDNVVRAGLTPKKLDVQTLCSILTYKQGFPEILHGVPSNPYTVKYLPPFDEFEVDQCILPQGASTVFPAIPGPSVFLVVKGRGTVRQAFSEELVGEGDVLFTPANAQISVRTTSGLSLYRAGISSRFFK; this comes from the exons ATGGGTGCCGAATTTCCGGGAATTGTCAGGCTCAGATGCTCAGTGAAGAGGTACGAATGGGGCAAGGTTGGGGAAGAATCGGGTGTGGCGCGTCTATATGCCAATAATAGTGGGGAGGAGATCGACGGTGATGAGCCGTTCGCCGAATTCTGGATGGGGACCCACGAGTCGGGGCCTTCAACCGTTGTGGCCAACTGCCAAATGCGGAATGGTGGTGTGGAGAGGGAGGGCGGCCTCAAGCGGAATCACTATAATTTAGTGAGTTTGAAGGAGTGGATTGAGAAGAACCCTAGCGTGCTTGGGGATAAGGTGTTCCAAAAATGGGGTCCCAATCTCCCCTTTCTCTTCAAG GTACTTTCAGTTGCAAAGGCTCTGTCGATACAAGCTCATCCAGATAAGAGTTTAGCTGCAATCCTACATAAGCAACAGCCAGAAGTGTATAAGGATGATAATCACAAGCCTGAGATGGCTTTGGCGCTCACTGAGTTCGAGGCTCTGTGTGGTTTCGTTGGTCTCGAG GAAATTAAAACTGTTCTCCAAAATGTACCTGAGATCTCTGAAGTGGTTGGAACTGCATCGGCAAATCAAGTATTACATTTAAGCAAAGAGGCTGGGGAAAAGAAACGAAAAGAGGTTCTGCAATCTCTATTTACTAAACTTATGTCTGCTAGCAAGGCCGTCATATCTGATGCAGTCTTCAAGTTGATAAGTCGACTGAACATAAAGAGCAAG GTGAGGGGGCTGACTGAGAAGGAGGAACTAGTTTTGCGGCTTGAAAAGCAATACCCAGGGGATGTTGGTGTCATTGCATCTTTCTTGTTTAATTATGTCAAACTTAATTCTGGTGAAGCCCTATATTTGGGTGCAAATGAACCTCATGCATATCTCCATGGTGAATGCGTTGAGTGCATGGCGACGTCAGACAATGTTGTACGAGCTGGTCTTACCCCAAAGAAACTCGATGTTCAAACTCTATGTTCCATACTCACATACAAACAG GGTTTTCCAGAAATTCTTCATGGAGTTCCTTCAAATCCTTATACAGTAAAATATCTCCCGCCTTTTGATGAATTTGAGGTAGATCAGTGTATTCTTCCTCAAGGAGCATCGACTGTCTTTCCTGCCATTCCTGGTCCTTCTGTATTTCTGGTTGTGAAAGGGAGAGGAACAGTGCGGCAGGCATTTTCGGAAGAGTTAGTTGGCGAAGGAGATGTGCTGTTTACGCCTGCAAACGCGCAGATCAGTGTGAGAACTACTTCAGGCTTGAGTTTGTATAGAGCGGGAATTAGCAGCAGGTTTTTCAAGTAG
- the LOC131023855 gene encoding mannose-6-phosphate isomerase 2-like isoform X2 has product MGSQSPLSLQVAKALSIQAHPDKSLAAILHKQQPEVYKDDNHKPEMALALTEFEALCGFVGLEEIKTVLQNVPEISEVVGTASANQVLHLSKEAGEKKRKEVLQSLFTKLMSASKAVISDAVFKLISRLNIKSKVRGLTEKEELVLRLEKQYPGDVGVIASFLFNYVKLNSGEALYLGANEPHAYLHGECVECMATSDNVVRAGLTPKKLDVQTLCSILTYKQGFPEILHGVPSNPYTVKYLPPFDEFEVDQCILPQGASTVFPAIPGPSVFLVVKGRGTVRQAFSEELVGEGDVLFTPANAQISVRTTSGLSLYRAGISSRFFK; this is encoded by the exons ATGGGGTCCCAATCTCCCCTTTCTCTTCAAG TTGCAAAGGCTCTGTCGATACAAGCTCATCCAGATAAGAGTTTAGCTGCAATCCTACATAAGCAACAGCCAGAAGTGTATAAGGATGATAATCACAAGCCTGAGATGGCTTTGGCGCTCACTGAGTTCGAGGCTCTGTGTGGTTTCGTTGGTCTCGAG GAAATTAAAACTGTTCTCCAAAATGTACCTGAGATCTCTGAAGTGGTTGGAACTGCATCGGCAAATCAAGTATTACATTTAAGCAAAGAGGCTGGGGAAAAGAAACGAAAAGAGGTTCTGCAATCTCTATTTACTAAACTTATGTCTGCTAGCAAGGCCGTCATATCTGATGCAGTCTTCAAGTTGATAAGTCGACTGAACATAAAGAGCAAG GTGAGGGGGCTGACTGAGAAGGAGGAACTAGTTTTGCGGCTTGAAAAGCAATACCCAGGGGATGTTGGTGTCATTGCATCTTTCTTGTTTAATTATGTCAAACTTAATTCTGGTGAAGCCCTATATTTGGGTGCAAATGAACCTCATGCATATCTCCATGGTGAATGCGTTGAGTGCATGGCGACGTCAGACAATGTTGTACGAGCTGGTCTTACCCCAAAGAAACTCGATGTTCAAACTCTATGTTCCATACTCACATACAAACAG GGTTTTCCAGAAATTCTTCATGGAGTTCCTTCAAATCCTTATACAGTAAAATATCTCCCGCCTTTTGATGAATTTGAGGTAGATCAGTGTATTCTTCCTCAAGGAGCATCGACTGTCTTTCCTGCCATTCCTGGTCCTTCTGTATTTCTGGTTGTGAAAGGGAGAGGAACAGTGCGGCAGGCATTTTCGGAAGAGTTAGTTGGCGAAGGAGATGTGCTGTTTACGCCTGCAAACGCGCAGATCAGTGTGAGAACTACTTCAGGCTTGAGTTTGTATAGAGCGGGAATTAGCAGCAGGTTTTTCAAGTAG
- the LOC131023860 gene encoding 40S ribosomal protein S7 — translation MYTALQKIHKEKDAEPTEFEENVAQALFDLENTNGDIKSDLKDLYINSALQIDVSGGKKAIVIHVPYRLRKAFRKIHSRLVRELEKKFSGKEVVVIATRRIVRPPKKGSAVQRPRSRTLTSVHEAMLEDVVYPAEIVGKRIRYRLDGSKIMKVFLDPKAKNDTENKLETFSGVYRKLSGKDVVFEFPMTDA, via the exons ATGTATACTGCATTGCAAAAGATTCACAAGGAAAAGGATGCCGAACCCACTGAGTTTGAGGAGAATGTAGCTCAG GCCTTGTTTGATTTGGAGAACACAAATGGAGACATTAAGAGTGACTTGAAGGACCTTTACATTAACTCTGCCTT GCAAATTGATGTTTCTGGAGGCAAGAAGGCAATTGTGATCCATGTACCCTACCGGTTGAGGAAAGCTTTCCGCAAAATCCATTCTAGGTTGGTTAGAGAACTTGAGAAAAAGTTCAGCGGAAAG GAAGTTGTTGTCATTGCTACTAGAAGGATTGTGCGTCCACCAAAGAAGGGTTCTGCTGTTCAAAGGCCTCGATCCCGTACTCTCACATCTGTTCATGAAGCTATGCTTGAGGATGTAGTTTATCCAGCTGAGATTGTTGGCAAGCGTATCAGATACAGACTCGATGGGTCAAAGATCATGAAG GTATTCTTGGATCCCAAGGCAAAGAATGACACAGAGAACAAGCTCGAGACGTTCTCAGGAGTCTACAGGAAGCTATCGGGGAAAGACGTTGTCTTTGAATTTCCCATGACAGATGCCTAA
- the LOC131023857 gene encoding uncharacterized protein LOC131023857 isoform X2, with the protein MAAIGTTILTNNLHCGVAVKPRAAHALTINNYKMPVPYELKQGQSRQFHKLPSGSSMEIIFQKGHHKIDEKPPLVFVHGSFHAAWCWAEHWLPFFSRHGFDCYALSLLAQGESDSPDGAVAGSLQSHAADVADFIHKEIQLPPILLGHSFGGLIVQYYIANVGNEKLQEMENTHPNLAGAVLVCSVPPSGNSGLVWRYLFSKPIAAFKVTRSLAAKAFQTSLPLCKETFFSASMEDHLVLRYQKLMTESSRKPLFDLRKLNASLPVPPVKDPCMKILVLGANDDFIVDAEGLRETSRFYGASAVCVEGVAHDMMLDESWEKGAQVILSWLHALDTEQPQ; encoded by the exons ATGGCGGCCATTGGCACCACAATTCTCACAAACAATCTTCACTGCGGAGTGGCCGTGAAGCCCCGGGCCGCTCACGCTCTCACCATCAACAACTACAAAATGCCGGTACCTTACGAACTCAAGCAAGGACAGTCCCGCCAATTTCACAAGCTCCCTTCCGGTTCCAGCATGGAGATCATCTTCCAAAAAGGCCATCACAAAATTGATGAGAAGCCGCCGTTAGTATTCGTGCACGGGAGTTTTCACGCTGCGTGGTGCTGGGCTGAACACTGGTTGCCCTTCTTTTCTCGACATGGATTTGATTGTTATGCTCTCAGCTTGCTCGCTCAG GGAGAAAGTGATTCACCTGATGGTGCAGTTGCAGGTTCACTCCAG AGTCATGCAGCTGATGTGGCCGACTTCATCCACAAGGAAATCCAGTTACCACCAATCTTGTTGGGTCACTCTTTTGGCGGACTTATCGTTCAATACTATATTGCAAATGTAGGAAATGAGAAATTGCAAG AAATGGAAAACACACACCCGAATCTAGCTGGAGCTGTCCTTGTATGCTCTGTACCTCCTTCAGGAAATAG TGGCCTAGTTTGGCGGTATCTATTCTCCAAACCTATTGCTGCATTTAAG GTAACGCGCAGTCTGGCAGCAAAAGCTTTTCAAACTTCTCTGCCACTTTGTAAGGAAACTTTCTTCTCTGCTTCTATGGAGGATCATCTGGTCCTTCG ATATCAGAAGCTGATGACAGAAAGTTCACGGAAGCCACTTTTTGATCTGCGGAAGCTGAACGCATCACTTCCTGTCCCCCCCGTGAAGGATCCCTGTATGAAGATTCTGGTGTTGGGAGCAAATGATGATTTTATAGTG GATGCAGAGGGTCTTAGAGAAACAAGCAGGTTTTATGGAGCATCAGCTGTTTGTGTAGAAGGGGTTGCACATGACATGATGTTGGATGAGTCATGGGAGAAAGGTGCACAAGTAATTCTATCATGGCTGCATGCTTTGGACACGGAGCAGCCTCAATAG
- the LOC131023857 gene encoding uncharacterized protein LOC131023857 isoform X1 — translation MAAIGTTILTNNLHCGVAVKPRAAHALTINNYKMPVPYELKQGQSRQFHKLPSGSSMEIIFQKGHHKIDEKPPLVFVHGSFHAAWCWAEHWLPFFSRHGFDCYALSLLAQGESDSPDGAVAGSLQSHAADVADFIHKEIQLPPILLGHSFGGLIVQYYIANVGNEKLQVSEMENTHPNLAGAVLVCSVPPSGNSGLVWRYLFSKPIAAFKVTRSLAAKAFQTSLPLCKETFFSASMEDHLVLRYQKLMTESSRKPLFDLRKLNASLPVPPVKDPCMKILVLGANDDFIVDAEGLRETSRFYGASAVCVEGVAHDMMLDESWEKGAQVILSWLHALDTEQPQ, via the exons ATGGCGGCCATTGGCACCACAATTCTCACAAACAATCTTCACTGCGGAGTGGCCGTGAAGCCCCGGGCCGCTCACGCTCTCACCATCAACAACTACAAAATGCCGGTACCTTACGAACTCAAGCAAGGACAGTCCCGCCAATTTCACAAGCTCCCTTCCGGTTCCAGCATGGAGATCATCTTCCAAAAAGGCCATCACAAAATTGATGAGAAGCCGCCGTTAGTATTCGTGCACGGGAGTTTTCACGCTGCGTGGTGCTGGGCTGAACACTGGTTGCCCTTCTTTTCTCGACATGGATTTGATTGTTATGCTCTCAGCTTGCTCGCTCAG GGAGAAAGTGATTCACCTGATGGTGCAGTTGCAGGTTCACTCCAG AGTCATGCAGCTGATGTGGCCGACTTCATCCACAAGGAAATCCAGTTACCACCAATCTTGTTGGGTCACTCTTTTGGCGGACTTATCGTTCAATACTATATTGCAAATGTAGGAAATGAGAAATTGCAAG TTTCAGAAATGGAAAACACACACCCGAATCTAGCTGGAGCTGTCCTTGTATGCTCTGTACCTCCTTCAGGAAATAG TGGCCTAGTTTGGCGGTATCTATTCTCCAAACCTATTGCTGCATTTAAG GTAACGCGCAGTCTGGCAGCAAAAGCTTTTCAAACTTCTCTGCCACTTTGTAAGGAAACTTTCTTCTCTGCTTCTATGGAGGATCATCTGGTCCTTCG ATATCAGAAGCTGATGACAGAAAGTTCACGGAAGCCACTTTTTGATCTGCGGAAGCTGAACGCATCACTTCCTGTCCCCCCCGTGAAGGATCCCTGTATGAAGATTCTGGTGTTGGGAGCAAATGATGATTTTATAGTG GATGCAGAGGGTCTTAGAGAAACAAGCAGGTTTTATGGAGCATCAGCTGTTTGTGTAGAAGGGGTTGCACATGACATGATGTTGGATGAGTCATGGGAGAAAGGTGCACAAGTAATTCTATCATGGCTGCATGCTTTGGACACGGAGCAGCCTCAATAG
- the LOC131023857 gene encoding uncharacterized protein LOC131023857 isoform X4 — translation MAAIGTTILTNNLHCGVAVKPRAAHALTINNYKMPVPYELKQGQSRQFHKLPSGSSMEIIFQKGHHKIDEKPPLVFVHGSFHAAWCWAEHWLPFFSRHGFDCYALSLLAQGESDSPDGAVAGSLQSHAADVADFIHKEIQLPPILLGHSFGGLIVQYYIANVGNEKLQEMENTHPNLAGAVLVCSVPPSGNSGLVWRYLFSKPIAAFKVTRSLAAKAFQTSLPLCKETFFSASMEDHLVLRYQKLMTESSRKPLFDLRKLNASLPVPPVKDPCMKILVLGANDDFIVRVLEKQAGFMEHQLFV, via the exons ATGGCGGCCATTGGCACCACAATTCTCACAAACAATCTTCACTGCGGAGTGGCCGTGAAGCCCCGGGCCGCTCACGCTCTCACCATCAACAACTACAAAATGCCGGTACCTTACGAACTCAAGCAAGGACAGTCCCGCCAATTTCACAAGCTCCCTTCCGGTTCCAGCATGGAGATCATCTTCCAAAAAGGCCATCACAAAATTGATGAGAAGCCGCCGTTAGTATTCGTGCACGGGAGTTTTCACGCTGCGTGGTGCTGGGCTGAACACTGGTTGCCCTTCTTTTCTCGACATGGATTTGATTGTTATGCTCTCAGCTTGCTCGCTCAG GGAGAAAGTGATTCACCTGATGGTGCAGTTGCAGGTTCACTCCAG AGTCATGCAGCTGATGTGGCCGACTTCATCCACAAGGAAATCCAGTTACCACCAATCTTGTTGGGTCACTCTTTTGGCGGACTTATCGTTCAATACTATATTGCAAATGTAGGAAATGAGAAATTGCAAG AAATGGAAAACACACACCCGAATCTAGCTGGAGCTGTCCTTGTATGCTCTGTACCTCCTTCAGGAAATAG TGGCCTAGTTTGGCGGTATCTATTCTCCAAACCTATTGCTGCATTTAAG GTAACGCGCAGTCTGGCAGCAAAAGCTTTTCAAACTTCTCTGCCACTTTGTAAGGAAACTTTCTTCTCTGCTTCTATGGAGGATCATCTGGTCCTTCG ATATCAGAAGCTGATGACAGAAAGTTCACGGAAGCCACTTTTTGATCTGCGGAAGCTGAACGCATCACTTCCTGTCCCCCCCGTGAAGGATCCCTGTATGAAGATTCTGGTGTTGGGAGCAAATGATGATTTTATAGTG AGGGTCTTAGAGAAACAAGCAGGTTTTATGGAGCATCAGCTGTTTGTGTAG
- the LOC131023857 gene encoding uncharacterized protein LOC131023857 isoform X3, producing MAAIGTTILTNNLHCGVAVKPRAAHALTINNYKMPVPYELKQGQSRQFHKLPSGSSMEIIFQKGHHKIDEKPPLVFVHGSFHAAWCWAEHWLPFFSRHGFDCYALSLLAQGESDSPDGAVAGSLQSHAADVADFIHKEIQLPPILLGHSFGGLIVQYYIANVGNEKLQVSEMENTHPNLAGAVLVCSVPPSGNSGLVWRYLFSKPIAAFKVTRSLAAKAFQTSLPLCKETFFSASMEDHLVLRYQKLMTESSRKPLFDLRKLNASLPVPPVKDPCMKILVLGANDDFIVRVLEKQAGFMEHQLFV from the exons ATGGCGGCCATTGGCACCACAATTCTCACAAACAATCTTCACTGCGGAGTGGCCGTGAAGCCCCGGGCCGCTCACGCTCTCACCATCAACAACTACAAAATGCCGGTACCTTACGAACTCAAGCAAGGACAGTCCCGCCAATTTCACAAGCTCCCTTCCGGTTCCAGCATGGAGATCATCTTCCAAAAAGGCCATCACAAAATTGATGAGAAGCCGCCGTTAGTATTCGTGCACGGGAGTTTTCACGCTGCGTGGTGCTGGGCTGAACACTGGTTGCCCTTCTTTTCTCGACATGGATTTGATTGTTATGCTCTCAGCTTGCTCGCTCAG GGAGAAAGTGATTCACCTGATGGTGCAGTTGCAGGTTCACTCCAG AGTCATGCAGCTGATGTGGCCGACTTCATCCACAAGGAAATCCAGTTACCACCAATCTTGTTGGGTCACTCTTTTGGCGGACTTATCGTTCAATACTATATTGCAAATGTAGGAAATGAGAAATTGCAAG TTTCAGAAATGGAAAACACACACCCGAATCTAGCTGGAGCTGTCCTTGTATGCTCTGTACCTCCTTCAGGAAATAG TGGCCTAGTTTGGCGGTATCTATTCTCCAAACCTATTGCTGCATTTAAG GTAACGCGCAGTCTGGCAGCAAAAGCTTTTCAAACTTCTCTGCCACTTTGTAAGGAAACTTTCTTCTCTGCTTCTATGGAGGATCATCTGGTCCTTCG ATATCAGAAGCTGATGACAGAAAGTTCACGGAAGCCACTTTTTGATCTGCGGAAGCTGAACGCATCACTTCCTGTCCCCCCCGTGAAGGATCCCTGTATGAAGATTCTGGTGTTGGGAGCAAATGATGATTTTATAGTG AGGGTCTTAGAGAAACAAGCAGGTTTTATGGAGCATCAGCTGTTTGTGTAG
- the LOC131023859 gene encoding uncharacterized protein LOC131023859 yields the protein MRYQNSIAFLERIDSGLSRAGSGYPVNRLGVHTANEGFTGLEFAGGIPGTVGGGAYMNAGANGQETGDAVESVEIMTSEAEYKILKRGDLSFGYRWSSFQEMNDLAAITAVTFKLKVLETAKKNQQEYLERRRCRQPLGERSAGSVFRNPQGTEFSAAQLIERAGLKGCRVGGAVTPTSLSTAVVQLAAACLDSLSWPRRLCGGNLM from the exons ATGCGTTATCAAAATAGCATCGCCTTCTTAGAGAGGATCGACTCTGGTTTGTCCAGAGCTGGAAGCGGCTACCCCGTCAATCGTCTGGGCGTGCACACTGCGAATGAGGGATTTACGGGGCTTGAATTCGCCGGAGGGATTCCGGGCACCGTTGGCGGCGGCGCTTACATGAATGCCGGAGCAAATGGACAG GAAACGGGTGATGCTGTGGAAAGCGTTGAGATTATGACGAGTGAGGCAGAGTACAAGATTCTAAAGAGAGGCGACCTCAGTTTCGGATATCGATGGTCTTCGTTTCAAGAGATGAACGACTTGGCAGCCATCACTGCTGTCACCTTCAAGCTCAAGGTCTTAGAAACAGCCAAGAAAAACCAGCAAGAATACTTGGAAAG GAGGAGATGCAGGCAACCATTGGGGGAGAGAAGTGCTGGCTCAGTGTTCCGTAATCCGCAGGGGACGGAGTTTTCAGCAGCGCAGCTGATTGAGAGGGCCGGCTTGAAAGGATGCAGAGTCGGAGGGGCTGTCACGCCAACTTCTTTATCAACTGCGGTGGTGCAACTTGCCGCGGCATGCTTGGACTCATTGAGTTGGCCAAGGAGGCTGTGTGGAGGCAATTTGATGTAG
- the LOC131023858 gene encoding protein ABA DEFICIENT 4, chloroplastic-like isoform X2 yields MALSSAFFTSQVCVSFKVERQRLGCNTSCNNIRSQRFGPLLRSKKNEVFGQAWRSGCRGISKSNVGTKWSAVYASLVPCSEIASGAFTLGTAAVLPFYTLMVVAPQAEFTKKIVASSLPYVLLGALYAYLLYLSWTPDTIRVMFASKYWLPELPGMAKMFSSEMTLASAWIHLLTVDLFAARQVYGDGLQNNIETRHSVSLCLLFCPVGILVHAITKALTTPTKEKIADEDAISTDFIK; encoded by the exons ATGGCGTTGTCTTCTGCTTTTTTCACCTCTCAAGTCTGTGTCTCCTTCAAG GTAGAGCGCCAAAGATTGGGCTGTAACACCTCGTGCAACAATATCAGAAGCCAAAGATTTGGTCCTCTTCTTAGAAGCAAGAAGAATGAAGTGTTTGGGCAAGCATGGAGAAGTGGGTGCAGAGGCATCAGTAAATCGAATGTTGGGACAAAATGGTCAGCGGTGTATGCTTCAT TGGTGCCATGTTCTGAGATTGCAAGTGGTGCTTTTACATTGGGAACAGCAGCTGTTCTTCCATTTTATACCTTGATGGTTGTAGCGCCTCAAGCTGAGTTT ACCAAGAAAATAGTGGCAAGCAGCTTACCTTATGTGCTTCTTGGAGCATTATATGCTTATCTTCTGTACCTATCGTGGACACCTGATACGATCCGTGTCATGTTTGCAAGTAAATACTGGTTACCCGAG CTGCCAGGTATGGCTAAGATGTTCTCCAGTGAAATGACATTGGCTTCTGCTTGGATACATTTGTTGACTGTAGACCTTTTTGCTGCAag GCAAGTTTATGGCGATGGACTGCAGAACAATATAGAGACGCGGCATTCTGTGTCTCTGTGTCTCCTATTTTGCCCCGTCGGAATTCTTGTCCACGCCATTACTAAAGCTCTAACCACACCTACTAAGGAAAAGATAGCCGATGAAGATGCCATTTCTACTGATTTCATCAAGTGA
- the LOC131023858 gene encoding protein ABA DEFICIENT 4, chloroplastic-like isoform X1: MALSSAFFTSQVCVSFKVERQRLGCNTSCNNIRSQRFGPLLRSKKNEVFGQAWRSGCRGISKSNVGTKWSAVYASLVPCSEIASGAFTLGTAAVLPFYTLMVVAPQAEFTKKIVASSLPYVLLGALYAYLLYLSWTPDTIRVMFASKYWLPELPGMAKMFSSEMTLASAWIHLLTVDLFAARSSLSLFLTQFICCLWPLLITILFPICRQVYGDGLQNNIETRHSVSLCLLFCPVGILVHAITKALTTPTKEKIADEDAISTDFIK, encoded by the exons ATGGCGTTGTCTTCTGCTTTTTTCACCTCTCAAGTCTGTGTCTCCTTCAAG GTAGAGCGCCAAAGATTGGGCTGTAACACCTCGTGCAACAATATCAGAAGCCAAAGATTTGGTCCTCTTCTTAGAAGCAAGAAGAATGAAGTGTTTGGGCAAGCATGGAGAAGTGGGTGCAGAGGCATCAGTAAATCGAATGTTGGGACAAAATGGTCAGCGGTGTATGCTTCAT TGGTGCCATGTTCTGAGATTGCAAGTGGTGCTTTTACATTGGGAACAGCAGCTGTTCTTCCATTTTATACCTTGATGGTTGTAGCGCCTCAAGCTGAGTTT ACCAAGAAAATAGTGGCAAGCAGCTTACCTTATGTGCTTCTTGGAGCATTATATGCTTATCTTCTGTACCTATCGTGGACACCTGATACGATCCGTGTCATGTTTGCAAGTAAATACTGGTTACCCGAG CTGCCAGGTATGGCTAAGATGTTCTCCAGTGAAATGACATTGGCTTCTGCTTGGATACATTTGTTGACTGTAGACCTTTTTGCTGCAaggtcctctctctctctctttctcactcaATTCATATGCTGCTTGTGGCCATTACTAATTACCATTCTATTTCCAATCTGCAGGCAAGTTTATGGCGATGGACTGCAGAACAATATAGAGACGCGGCATTCTGTGTCTCTGTGTCTCCTATTTTGCCCCGTCGGAATTCTTGTCCACGCCATTACTAAAGCTCTAACCACACCTACTAAGGAAAAGATAGCCGATGAAGATGCCATTTCTACTGATTTCATCAAGTGA